One Phaseolus vulgaris cultivar G19833 chromosome 2, P. vulgaris v2.0, whole genome shotgun sequence DNA window includes the following coding sequences:
- the LOC137812806 gene encoding large ribosomal subunit protein eL31, whose protein sequence is MVEKAKGRKEEVVSREYTINLHKRLHGCTFKKKAPKAIKEIRKFAQKAMGTNDVRVDVKLNKYVWSQGIRGVPRRIRVRIARKRNDDEDAKEELFSLVTVVEIPKEDLKGLGTKVIDEED, encoded by the exons ATGGTGGAGAAAGCCAAGGGTAGGAAAGAGGAAGTAGTCTCTCGAGAGTACACCATCAACCTCCACAAACGCTTACATGGCTG CACGTTTAAGAAGAAGGCTCCCAAAGCGATTAAGGAGATAAGGAAGTTCGCGCAGAAGGCTATGGGGACGAATGATGTGAGAGTGGATGTGAAGCTCAACAAGTATGTCTGGAGTCAGGGGATCCGGGGTGTTCCCAGGAGGATCAGGGTTCGCATTGCTCGCAAGAGGAATGATGATGAGGATGCCAAAGAAGAGCTATTCTCTCTCGTTACCGTCGTCGAGATCCCCAAGGAGGACCTCAAAGGTTTGGGCACTAAGGTTATTGATGAAGAGGATTGA
- the LOC137812797 gene encoding uncharacterized protein isoform X1 gives MKKLARKFRHSEDGNLSLPVHDGDSRPLESHEQEELVRSLERSQAQQSRLWRNVFTTLFSGYIVFLLYSVFHQALTPWELQRYHAYFMEDIYSWMIISAGLVAVLACLFAIIGLLLESNNRRRWIKYALYTGIILAVFWLYYMLRLPKFRWDVIWLPFGPLGASAVCLYVDRLLTESSEEVRKLRGYMYTYKAS, from the exons ATGAAGAAGCTCGCAAGGAAATTTCGCCATTCAGAAGACGGAAACCTTTCTCTTCCTGTGCACGACGGAGACTCTCGTCCCTTGGAATCTCATG AGCAGGAAGAGTTAGTTCGTTCTCTTGAAAGAAGTCAAGCTCAGCAGAGTCGCTTATGGAGG AATGTATTCACAACTTTATTCTCCGGTTACATCGTGTTTCTTTTGTACTCCGTCTTCCACCAGGCTTTAACACCATGGGAACTG CAGCGGTATCATGCTTACTTCATGGAGGATATCTACTCATGGATGATTATATCTGCAG GCTTGGTGGCTGTTTTAGCATGCTTGTTTGCCATCATAGGACTGCTTCTTGAGTCAAACAATCGCAGGAGATGGATCAAGTACGCATTGTATACTGGCATTATTCTGGCCGTCTTCTGGTTATATTACATGTTGAG gttGCCAAAGTTTCGTTGGGATGTAATCTGGCTACCATTTGGTCCTCTTGG AGCATCTGCAGTGTGCCTCTATGTGGATCGCTTACTAACTGAGTCATCAGAAGAGGTGAGAAAGCTTCGTGGGTACATGTATACCTACAAAGCAAGCTAG
- the LOC137812797 gene encoding uncharacterized protein isoform X2, with translation MKKLARKFRHSEDGNLSLPVHDGDSRPLESHEQEELVRSLERSQAQQSRLWRNVFTTLFSGYIVFLLYSVFHQALTPWELRYHAYFMEDIYSWMIISAGLVAVLACLFAIIGLLLESNNRRRWIKYALYTGIILAVFWLYYMLRLPKFRWDVIWLPFGPLGASAVCLYVDRLLTESSEEVRKLRGYMYTYKAS, from the exons ATGAAGAAGCTCGCAAGGAAATTTCGCCATTCAGAAGACGGAAACCTTTCTCTTCCTGTGCACGACGGAGACTCTCGTCCCTTGGAATCTCATG AGCAGGAAGAGTTAGTTCGTTCTCTTGAAAGAAGTCAAGCTCAGCAGAGTCGCTTATGGAGG AATGTATTCACAACTTTATTCTCCGGTTACATCGTGTTTCTTTTGTACTCCGTCTTCCACCAGGCTTTAACACCATGGGAACTG CGGTATCATGCTTACTTCATGGAGGATATCTACTCATGGATGATTATATCTGCAG GCTTGGTGGCTGTTTTAGCATGCTTGTTTGCCATCATAGGACTGCTTCTTGAGTCAAACAATCGCAGGAGATGGATCAAGTACGCATTGTATACTGGCATTATTCTGGCCGTCTTCTGGTTATATTACATGTTGAG gttGCCAAAGTTTCGTTGGGATGTAATCTGGCTACCATTTGGTCCTCTTGG AGCATCTGCAGTGTGCCTCTATGTGGATCGCTTACTAACTGAGTCATCAGAAGAGGTGAGAAAGCTTCGTGGGTACATGTATACCTACAAAGCAAGCTAG
- the LOC137812799 gene encoding asparagine--tRNA ligase, cytoplasmic 1: protein MTDTSSPPTDQLAAATLDDEVPKAQFSDRVPIRSIISRSDGGSGLAGRKARVGGWVKTGRKADKDAFAFLEINDGSCAGNLQVIVEASLGELGQLVPTGTCVVVDGHLKLPPAGTKQKIELRADKVLHVGPVDPAKYPLPKMRLTLEFLRDFVHLRSRTNTISAVARIRNALAYATHTFFNKEGFLYVHTPIVTTSDCEGAGEMFQVTTLLSEAERLEKELSQNPPPTEADVEAARFVVQGKGDVVAQLKAAKATKPEIGAAVDELKKAKESLAKVEERSKLKPGIPKKDDGKVDYGKDFFARQAFLTVSGQLQVESYVCALSSVYTFGPTFRAENSHTSRHLAEFWMVEPELAFAELKDDMNCAEAYVKFMCQWLLDNCLEDMEFMADKFDKGCIDRLKLVAFSPFIRVSYTEAVEILEDAVKNGKKFENEVKWGIDLASEHERFLTEVKFQKPVIVYNYPKEIKAFYMRLNDDLKTVAAMDVLVPKVGELIGGSQREERYDVIESRIKEMGLPLEPYEWYLDLRRYGTVKHAGFGLGFERMILFATGLENIRDVIPFPRYPGRADL, encoded by the exons ATGACAGACACATCTTCTCCTCCGACGGACCAACTCGCAGCCGCCACCCTCGACGACGAGGTTCCCAAGGCGCAATTCTCGGACCGCGTTCCGATCCGCTCCATCATCTCCCGCTCCGACGGCGGCTCGGGTTTGGCCGGCCGGAAGGCGCGCGTCGGCGGCTGGGTCAAGACTGGTCGGAAAGCCGACAAAGACGCTTTCGCCTTCCTCGAAATCAACGACGGCAGCTGCGCTGGTAACCTCCAAGTTATCGTTGAAGCCTCGCTCGGCGAACTTGGTCAGCTAGTCCCCACTGGAACTTGCGTCGTCGTCGATGGCCACCTTAAGCTCCCTCCCGCCGGCACCAAACAGAAGATCGAACTCCGCGCCGATAAGGTTCTCCACGTCGGCCCCGTCGATCCCGCCAAATATCCTCTGCCCAAAATGAGACTTACTCTCGAGTTCCTCAGAGATTTCGTTCATCTTCGTTCTAGAACCAACACG ATATCTGCGGTGGCTAGAATTAGAAATGCTCTTGCGTATGCTACGCATACTTTTTTCAACAAAGAAGGGTTTCTTTACGTGCACACACCCATTGTTACCACGAGTGATTGTGAGGGTGCAGGTGAGATGTTTCAGGTGACTACTTTGCTGAGTGAGGCTGAGAGATTGGAAAAAGAGTTGTCGCAGAATCCTCCTCCTACGGAGGCAGATGTGGAGGCGGCTAGGTTTGTTGTTCAGGGGAAAGGGGATGTCGTGGCTCAGTTGAAAGCTGCCAAGGCGACTAAGCCGGAGATTGGTGCTGCTGTGGATGAGCTTAAGAAGGCGAAGGAGAGTTTGGCTAAGGTGGAGGAGAGGTCTAAGCTTAAGCCTGGGATTCCTAAGAAGGATGATGGAAAGGTGGATTATGGGAAAGATTTCTTTGCACGTCAAGCGTTTTTGACGGTTTCAGGTCAGCTTCAAGTTGAGTCTTATGTGTGTGCACTTAGCAGTGTATATACCTTTGGCCCAACTTTTCGCGCAGAGAATTCTCACACTTCCAGGCATTTGGCTGAGTTTTGGATGGTAGAACCCGAGCTTGCGTTTGCAGAGTTGAag GATGATATGAACTGTGCGGAGGCGTATGTGAAATTTATGTGTCAGTGGTTACTTGACAACTGCCTTGAAGATATGGAGTTTATGGCTGATAAATTTGATAAAGGTTGCATTGATCGTTTGAAGTTGGTTGCTTTCTCCCCCTTTATTCGAGTTTCGTACACAGAAGCAGTGGAAATACTAGAAGACGCTGTGAAGAATGGTAAAAAATTTGAGAATGAAGTGAAATGGGGTATTGACTTAGCATCTGAGCATGAAAG ATTCCTGACAGAGGTAAAATTTCAGAAGCCAGTCATTGTCTACAACTATCCAAAAGAAATCAAAGCATTCTACATGCGGCTCAATGATGACTTAAAAACAGTGGCTGCTATGGATGTTCTTGTACCAAAG GTGGGAGAGCTAATTGGTGGAAGCCAAAGAGAAGAGCGATATGATGTCATTGAGTCAAG AATAAAGGAGATGGGTTTGCCTCTTGAGCCATACGAGTGGTACCTTGATCTGAGGCGGTATGGAACAGTGAAACATGCTGGATTTGGGCTTGGCTTTGAAAGAATGATTCTCTTTGCAACTGGCCTGGAAAATATCAGAGATGTGATTCCCTTCCCACGATATCCTGGCAGAGCAGATCTATGA
- the LOC137812807 gene encoding vacuolar protein sorting-associated protein 32 homolog 2: MFTRIFGKPKQEANTLTTLDKLNETLEMLEKKEKVLLKKAAAEVERAKDFTRAKNKRAAIQCLKRKRLYEQQIEQLGNFQLRIHDQMIMLEGAKATTETVDALRTGAAAMKAMQKATNIDDVDKTMDEINEQTENMKQIQEALSTPIGAAADFDEDELEAELEELEGAELEEQLLQPATTAPAAPVHVPAGRQPTRPASSKPTAEEDELAALQAEMAL, from the exons ATGTTTACCCGAATTTTTGGTAAACCTAAGCAGGAAGCCAATACTCTAACGACTCTGGACAAGTTAAATGAG ACACTTGAAATGttagagaaaaaagagaaagtaCTCCTTAAAAAGGCCGCAGCTGAAGTTGAAAGAGCCAAAGATTTTACTAGAGCAAAGAATAAAAGGG CGGCAATACAGTGTTTGAAGAGGAAGAGGCTATATGAACAGCAAATAGAACAGCTTGGAAATTTTCAGCTGCGTATTCATGATCAG ATGATAATGTTGGAAGGTGCCAAGGCCACCACTGAAACAGTTGATGCGTTGAGAACTGGTGCAGCTGCTATGAAGGCCATGCAAAAAGCAAC GAATATTGATGATGTTGACAAGACCATGGATGAGATCAACGAACAGACGGAGAACATGAAACAAATTCAGGAAGCATTGTCTACTCCAATTGGTGCAGCTGCTGATTTTGACGAG GATGAATTGGAAGCAGAACTTGAAGAGCTGGAGGGTGCTGAATTGGAAGAGCAGCTTCTTCAGCCTGCAACTACAGCTCCAGCAGCTCCAGTGCATGTTCCAGCTGGGCGGCAACCCACTCGCCCTGCATCGTCGAAGCCCACTGCTGAGGAAGATGAGTTGGCCGCTTTGCAGGCTGAAATGGCACTATGA